The halophilic archaeon DL31 genome has a segment encoding these proteins:
- a CDS encoding hypothetical protein (KEGG: nph:NP7006A hypothetical protein): protein MKRAPQFERAHWCTLPILSEFVHEDDGRVTARHVESGVASFGDTEAEALRELADALDSHFGDGESIDDPEAYLAEQGIDVEIGSEGPPPWLE from the coding sequence GTGAAGAGGGCACCACAATTCGAACGGGCACATTGGTGTACACTTCCCATCCTTTCCGAGTTCGTCCACGAAGACGACGGCCGTGTGACCGCGCGGCACGTTGAGTCGGGTGTGGCGTCGTTCGGCGACACGGAAGCCGAGGCGCTTCGGGAGCTTGCCGACGCCCTGGATAGCCACTTCGGCGACGGTGAGTCAATCGACGACCCCGAAGCGTACCTCGCCGAGCAGGGGATCGACGTCGAGATCGGAAGCGAAGGCCCGCCCCCGTGGCTCGAGTAG
- a CDS encoding YcfA family protein (PFAM: YcfA-like~KEGG: nph:NP7004A lipoprotein): MVRTTFSSREVLKPLTSHGFVPVGGKGSHTTLRYENPDTGDVRTVTVPKADPIPTETLHDIADQAGAEDFHNFCEWVDRTA, from the coding sequence GTGGTCCGCACGACGTTTTCCTCGCGCGAAGTGCTCAAGCCACTCACAAGCCACGGGTTCGTGCCGGTCGGCGGGAAGGGAAGCCACACGACGCTGCGCTACGAGAATCCCGACACCGGCGACGTGCGGACGGTAACGGTTCCAAAGGCCGACCCGATCCCGACCGAGACACTCCACGACATAGCCGACCAAGCCGGTGCCGAGGACTTTCATAACTTCTGTGAGTGGGTCGACCGGACGGCGTGA